ATCACGTGAATTAACAGATTCATCTTTACCAAAGATAGGGGAAGAATTTGGAGGTCGCGACCATACAACGGTTATCCATGCACATGAAAAAATTTCGCGGCTCTTAAAAACAGATACACAACTACAAAAACAAATTGAAGAAATTAATGATATTTTAAAGTAGTAGCTGAATAGTGTGAATAACTTTTCCTGTTTTACGCACAGTCTATCCACATGTAGATAGACTGTTTTTACATCTTTGAACGGGGTTATCCACATATCCACAAGCCCTATTACTATTACTACTACTTTTTATCTTTATTAAATAAATAAATAAAATCTTATACTTACCGGAGGTTTTCACTATGCGTTTTTCAATTCAAAAAGACTATCTTGTAAGAAGTGTACAAGATGTAATGAAAGCTGTTTCCTCTCGCACCACAATTCCGATCCTTACTGGAATTAAAGTTGTAGCTACAGAAGAAGGAGTTACATTAACAGGAAGTGATTCAGATATTTCAATCGAATCATTTATTCCTGTTGAAGAAGATGGAAAAGAAATCGTAGAAGTTAGTCAATCAGGTAGTATTGTTTTACAAGCAAAATATTTTAGTGAAATCGTAAAAAAATTACCAAAAGACATTGTCGAAATTTCCGTCGAAAATCATTTTATGACAAAAATAAAATCTGGAAAATCAGAGTTTAATTTAAATGGATTAGATTCTGCGGAATATCCATTATTACCACAAATCGAAGAACATCATGTATTTAAAATACCAACAGATTTACTAAAACATATGATTCGTCAAACTGTATTTGCAGTATCAAGTTCTGAAACTCGCCCAATCTTGACAGGTGTAAACTGGAAGGTATATAACAGTGAGTTAACTTGTATTGCAACAGATAGTCACAGATTGGCACTTCGCACAGCGAAAATTGAAGGACATAACATTTCTGATGAATTTCAAGCAAATGTTGTCATTCCAGGTAAAAGTTTAAATGAGTTAAGTAAAATTTTAGATGAGTCTGAAGAAATGGTGGATATTGTTATTACAGAGTATCAAGTATTATTCCGAACAAAACATTTATTATTCTTCTCTCGATTATTGGAAGGGAATTACCCTGATACAACTCGCTTAATTCCTGCTGAAAGTAAGACGGATATCTTTGTCAATACGAAAGAGTTTTTGCAAGCTATTGATCGCGCTTCCTTGTTGGCAAGAGATGGGCGTAACAACGT
The window above is part of the Bacillus cytotoxicus NVH 391-98 genome. Proteins encoded here:
- the dnaN gene encoding DNA polymerase III subunit beta, which encodes MRFSIQKDYLVRSVQDVMKAVSSRTTIPILTGIKVVATEEGVTLTGSDSDISIESFIPVEEDGKEIVEVSQSGSIVLQAKYFSEIVKKLPKDIVEISVENHFMTKIKSGKSEFNLNGLDSAEYPLLPQIEEHHVFKIPTDLLKHMIRQTVFAVSSSETRPILTGVNWKVYNSELTCIATDSHRLALRTAKIEGHNISDEFQANVVIPGKSLNELSKILDESEEMVDIVITEYQVLFRTKHLLFFSRLLEGNYPDTTRLIPAESKTDIFVNTKEFLQAIDRASLLARDGRNNVVKLSTFEQKMLEISSNSPEIGKVVEEVQCEKIDGEELKISFSAKYMMDALKALDSTEIKISFTGAMRPFLIRTVNDNSIIQLILPVRTY